A single window of Methanothermobacter marburgensis str. Marburg DNA harbors:
- a CDS encoding ZIP family metal transporter, translating to MNPADPILNAFLATVFTWLMTLAGAALVFLPVRAERKLLDSSLGFAAGIMIAASFWSLLVPAIELSALNGYAEWLPPALGFLAGGLFLSGVDKIIPHLHPGCDPEDAEGLPTTWKRNRLLLLAVAIHNIPEGLAVGVAFGAAAATGELAAPIILALGIGIQNLPEGAAVSLPLRGEGLSEWRSFTYGQVSGLVEILGGLAGAILVYSFSWVMPYALGFAAGAMIFVVIEDIIPECQSGGNTDLATVSALLGFVLMMILDLALS from the coding sequence ATGAACCCTGCAGACCCCATCCTCAACGCATTCCTTGCAACTGTCTTCACCTGGCTCATGACACTTGCAGGGGCGGCCCTGGTCTTTCTGCCTGTAAGGGCTGAGAGAAAACTCCTTGACTCCTCACTTGGCTTTGCAGCGGGTATCATGATCGCTGCAAGTTTCTGGTCGCTCCTGGTCCCTGCAATTGAACTTTCAGCCCTCAACGGGTATGCCGAGTGGTTACCGCCGGCCCTTGGTTTCCTTGCAGGGGGACTCTTCCTTTCAGGTGTGGATAAGATCATACCCCACCTTCACCCTGGATGCGACCCTGAGGATGCAGAGGGGCTCCCCACCACCTGGAAGAGGAACAGGCTCCTTCTTCTTGCCGTTGCCATACACAACATCCCGGAGGGACTTGCGGTTGGCGTTGCCTTCGGGGCCGCTGCAGCCACAGGTGAACTTGCAGCCCCCATCATCCTGGCCCTGGGTATAGGTATACAGAACCTGCCTGAGGGGGCCGCGGTCTCCCTGCCACTGAGGGGTGAGGGTTTATCCGAATGGAGGAGTTTCACCTACGGCCAGGTATCGGGTCTAGTTGAGATCCTCGGGGGTCTTGCAGGCGCTATTCTGGTTTACTCATTCTCATGGGTCATGCCCTACGCCCTGGGCTTTGCTGCGGGTGCCATGATATTCGTTGTGATAGAGGACATCATCCCCGAGTGCCAGAGTGGTGGTAACACGGACCTTGCAACGGTATCAGCCCTTTTAGGCTTTGTTCTCATGATGATACTTGACCTGGCCCTTTCCTGA
- the dps gene encoding DNA protection during starvation protein, translated as MARVTREMVENSGIDVDELVELLVKNAAAELTTFYYYTILRANLIGLDGEGIKEIAESARIEDRNHFEALVPRIYELGGELPQDMKEFHDISGCPPAYLPEKTTDTMKILEVLVAAERCAVRQYTHICNITAGKDHRTYDLALSILHEEIQHESWFSEFLGEGPSGHFMRRGETSPFVRKFLE; from the coding sequence ATGGCCAGGGTTACCCGTGAAATGGTTGAAAATTCAGGTATAGATGTGGATGAACTCGTTGAACTCCTTGTGAAGAACGCCGCGGCGGAACTCACAACCTTCTACTACTACACGATACTCAGGGCCAACCTGATAGGCCTTGATGGTGAGGGAATAAAGGAGATAGCGGAATCTGCAAGGATAGAGGACCGTAACCACTTTGAGGCACTTGTCCCAAGGATATACGAACTTGGAGGTGAACTCCCACAGGATATGAAGGAATTCCATGATATCTCAGGCTGCCCCCCGGCATACCTCCCTGAGAAGACCACTGACACCATGAAGATACTTGAGGTCCTTGTTGCCGCAGAGAGGTGCGCTGTGAGGCAGTACACCCACATATGCAATATAACGGCCGGTAAGGACCACAGAACCTATGACCTGGCACTCTCCATACTCCACGAGGAGATACAGCATGAGTCATGGTTCTCAGAGTTCCTGGGTGAGGGCCCATCAGGGCACTTCATGAGGCGCGGTGAAACATCACCCTTTGTGAGGAAATTCCTTGAATAG
- a CDS encoding cytochrome b5 domain-containing protein, translating to MKRLGGGMREFTPDDLRKFDGISGPAYVACDGIVYDVSESFLWRDGRHQVIHRAGGDLTHELEKAPHGRELLERFPVVGTLKVK from the coding sequence GTGAAGCGGCTGGGTGGTGGAATGAGGGAGTTCACCCCTGATGATCTCAGAAAATTTGATGGAATTTCAGGTCCCGCATACGTTGCATGTGACGGGATTGTCTATGATGTATCAGAGAGTTTCCTATGGAGGGATGGCCGTCACCAGGTCATCCACAGGGCAGGAGGGGATCTCACCCATGAGCTGGAGAAAGCCCCCCATGGCAGGGAACTCCTTGAAAGGTTCCCTGTGGTTGGTACCCTGAAGGTGAAATGA